The Candidatus Tanganyikabacteria bacterium genome includes the window TAGCGGGCGTCTGGGCCGACCGAAAGCTGCTTGTAGCTTTCGTCCAGCGTGGCGCCGGGGACTTCCTGGAGATCGATGCAATCGACCGGGCAGACGTGCTGGCACAGGCTGCAACCCGTGCACAGGTTGACGTGGATCTCGGGCACGCCCTTGTCCTTGACCGGCGACGAGCGGGCGTGGGAGATGCTGATGGCCTGGTAGCCCGAGTCCTCGCACGCCACGTAGCAAAGGTCGCACTTGATGCACTTGGCCCCGTCGATGGCGGCCTTGGGCTTGTAGCCCAGCGGGAGCTTGCTGTGGTCGGTGATCTTGGGGACCGTGAGCCCGATCATCTCCTCGAGCGACGAGAAGCCGTGCTCCTCCATGTAGCGCTCCAGGCCCCGCTTCATCGGCCCGACGATGCCGAAGCCGTGGTGCATGACCTCGGTGCAGACCTGCAAGGTCCGCGCCCCGACCAGCAGGAACTCGACGGCGTCGCGCCAGTTGGCGATGCCGCCGGTGGCCGAGAGCGGGATGCCGGGGATCTTGCGCGCCAGGTCGGAGATGGCCTTGAGGGCGATCGGCCGCACGGCCACCCCGCTGTAGCCGCCGTAGGTGCTGTGCCCGGCGACCGAGGGCAGGGGCTCGAAGGTGTCGATGTCGACGCCCATCATGATGTTGACCGTGTTGATCGCCGTGAGGGCGTCGGCGCCGTTGTCGGCGGCCGCCCGGCCGGGCACGGTGATGTCGGTGACGTTGGGCGACAGCTTGATCAGGATAGGGACCTTGGCGACTTCCTTGGCCCATTTGGTGATGTTGCCCGTGATCTCGGGGTTCTGGGAGCACACCGAACCCATGCCGCGCTCGGGCATGCCGTGCGGGCAACCAAGGTTGAGCTCCATGAGGTCGCAGCCGGCGTCCTGGAACTCGACCACCAGTTGCTGCCAATCCTCCTTGGCGCTACCGGCCGCCATGATCGAGCCCACGAGCACGTGCTCGGGGTAGCGATCCTTGATGATGCGGCATTCCTCGAGCCACACGCTGGTCGGCCTGTCGGAGATCAGCTCGATGTTCTGGAAGCCGATCATCCGGCTGCGGCCGGCGTGCAGCGCGGCAAAGCGCGGGTTGGGGTTTTCGATCTTCTCGCCATGCGGGCCGGCGGTCTTGATGATCGCCCCGCCCCAGCCGGCGTCGAACGCCCTCATGATCATCTCGCCGGTGGTGGTGGGCGGAGCCGACGCGAGCATGAAGGGGTTGGGGAACCTCACGCCGCAGAAATCGACTTCCAGGCTCAATTCGACTGCTCCTCACAGGTTTGTACGTGGCTGCCTTGCTGTTATACCCCCTACGTGACAACTAGGGTAGTATGGAAGCCGCGAGGCGGACGGCAAGCCCGTCCACGGGAGGAAGTACATGCAGCTCAGGCGTTCGGCGCCACCATCGGGCGAGAGCCCCGTCGTGCCGCAGGTGGCGGGCGACGGCAAGGAGCCCAAGGTCCAGGAGTGGGAGTACGAGGTCCTGCAGGATCTCGGCAAGGACATGAAGGACAAGCTCAACGATCTGGGCAAGGAAGGTTGGCTCCTCACGGCGACCGAGCCCGCGTTCATCTTCCGGCGCCCCCGGCAGCCCGAGCCCGAGAAGTTCCGGGGGCCGGTCGGGTTCGGCGCGCAGCGGGACTGACCGACACTCGCGGCAAGTCGCCGGTTTACCCCCTTCCGGCCGCGGGGAACATGACCAGGGTAAGCCGTGCAGGACAAACCGAAGGGCAACAGCGAGCCGACCAGACCGTTCCAGCGGGGTCGTACGACCCCGTTCGGCGACGAGTTCGTGTCCAGCGGCCGGCTGACCCCGGCGGCCGGCGGCGAGGCGGGCACGCGGCCGTTGCCCGGCGCGCCCGGCCAGAACCTCATCCCGCAGGTGACCAACAAGATCGGCGAGATCCGGCGCGAACTCGACTACATCCGCCACCTGGTCAACCTGTTCGCCGCGCCCGTCAACATCCTGCGCGTCGGCGTGAAGCTGTCCGATCCGCCGCCCGAGAGCCCGCCCGCGCCGCCACGCGAGCTTCCGCCCGATCCGGGTGACGAGTTCGCTGCCGGCGAGGATGCCGCCCCGGAGGATGCCTCCGAGTCCCCACCCGCCGGCTCCTGGGAGGACGAGCTCCTGATGGGGCTATCCCCCGAGCAGGCGGACCTGGCCCGCCACATCGGCCTTTTCCTCCGGTCGAATCCCAAGGTGAAGCAGCGCGCCCAGGTGTGCCTCTTCCAGTACGAGGAGGCGTTCCGCTCCTACCAGGAGAGCCAGCAGAGCGTGGAGGAGGCGCTCAAGCTTCCGCCGGCCGCCGCCTGGGACAAGCTGCACGACATCGGCATCGAGCGCGTCAAGGGCAAGGCCTACGCCATCTGCGGGTTCTACGAGAACTTCAAGACCGACGGCCCCCTGGGCAACGTCTTCCCGCCGCCGCGCAACAAGGAGGATGCCCCCCAGAACGCCACGCGCCCGCTGACCGCCGCGCCCCCCACGAAGGCCCCCACGAAGCAACCCCCGGGGCCGCCGCCCGACGACGACCTGGATGCCCCGCTACCGATCGAGCACGCCATCGGCGGCCTCCTGGGCAAGCTCAAGGGCCTGTTCAAGTAGCTGGCGGGCGGCGCTCAGAATACGCCCGGAATCAGCCTTGCGGTTCGCCGGCAGTAATCCCGGTACGTCGCTCCGAATGCGGCCGTCAGGGCGGCTTCCTCCACGCGGATGCGGAAGAGCAGCACCGCGAGGGGGATGCCCACCAGCACCAGCAGACAGGGCCAGTTCTGCAGCGCGATCCCGATGCCGAGCAGCGACAGCAGCGAACCGGAGTAGCCGGGGTGGCGCATGAAGCGGTAGACTCCCGCCGTGATCAGCTCGTGGCCTTCCTGGATGGCGACGTGGATCGTGAAGAACCGCCTGAGGGTCAGGATGGCCGACCACCGCAAACCGATGCCCGCGACGACCAGCACGATGCCCGCGACGGGAAGCGCGGGGTGCTCGAAGGCGAAGCGGCCGATGCCCTTCCACCAGCAGATCAGGGCGGCCGCGATGGCCAGCAGGGTGCCGCCCACGCCGATGAAGAGGGAGTTCCTGTCGTGCCGCCGCGCCTCGCGGCGCGAGTACGTGGCCAGGAGCACGCCGCACTCGGAGAGCGCCCAGAGCGCGGAAAGGGGCAGGACCACGACCTTGGCCAGATCCACCGGTCATCTCACGAGGAGGCGTGCCGACCCAGTATACCTGCGTCAGGGGCCACCGCGATCCGCCAGCGGGCGCCAGGACCTCGGTGATGGTATGATGGGGCGCGTTTGGCTTGGCAGGTGATGGCTTCTTCTCGACGGTTCTTCGACCTCTACCAGTATCTCGCTCCCGTGGTGCTCTTCCCGTTGAGCTACTGGCTCTGGTTTCGCGTCGTGGGCGACCACCGGACCGTCCTGGAGATCGTGTCCATCCCCGTCGTGGCCTTCTACGTCATTCCCGCGCTGGGGACCAACAAGCTGGGGCTCTGGGAGTTCAACACCAGGCACCGCATCGGCGGATTCAGGATCCAGCACGGGTTCGTGTTCGGTTCCGCCACCAGCCTCATCTCGGCGCTGGCGCTCGGCTACGGCCAGGAAGTTCCGCTGTCGGCCATGTCGTTGCTGCGCGCCGGGCTATTCCTGGGCGCCCTGCTCGGTATCGTCAACTGGTGGTACGACATCGTCGCCATCAAGGCGGAGGTCATCAGGGTCTACACTCGCGCCGCCTTCGAAGGACGGGGAGCCGAGGCGATCGCCACCGAGTACGCTCCCGTCTACTTCGGCACTTTCGGCTTCCTGTACGGCCTCTACCTGGCCGTGGTCCAGAGCGGCTGGTTCGCCCAGGCCACTCTCCCCGTCGTCGCGGGCGTTTATGTACTGGCTCTGGGAGCGGTTCTCGTGGGTCCCGTCCTGGCCTTCGTCTGCCTGTCGCTCGCGACCACCGGCAAGAGCGGGCTCCAGTCCTACCGCGACGCCACGTACCGCGATGCTGCATAGCCTCTACTGCCGCCTGTCGCGAGGAAATCCGTGGCTGAAGGCCAGG containing:
- the preA gene encoding NAD-dependent dihydropyrimidine dehydrogenase subunit PreA — translated: MLASAPPTTTGEMIMRAFDAGWGGAIIKTAGPHGEKIENPNPRFAALHAGRSRMIGFQNIELISDRPTSVWLEECRIIKDRYPEHVLVGSIMAAGSAKEDWQQLVVEFQDAGCDLMELNLGCPHGMPERGMGSVCSQNPEITGNITKWAKEVAKVPILIKLSPNVTDITVPGRAAADNGADALTAINTVNIMMGVDIDTFEPLPSVAGHSTYGGYSGVAVRPIALKAISDLARKIPGIPLSATGGIANWRDAVEFLLVGARTLQVCTEVMHHGFGIVGPMKRGLERYMEEHGFSSLEEMIGLTVPKITDHSKLPLGYKPKAAIDGAKCIKCDLCYVACEDSGYQAISISHARSSPVKDKGVPEIHVNLCTGCSLCQHVCPVDCIDLQEVPGATLDESYKQLSVGPDARYLGAARWKKQTVPAQA
- a CDS encoding isoprenylcysteine carboxylmethyltransferase family protein yields the protein MDLAKVVVLPLSALWALSECGVLLATYSRREARRHDRNSLFIGVGGTLLAIAAALICWWKGIGRFAFEHPALPVAGIVLVVAGIGLRWSAILTLRRFFTIHVAIQEGHELITAGVYRFMRHPGYSGSLLSLLGIGIALQNWPCLLVLVGIPLAVLLFRIRVEEAALTAAFGATYRDYCRRTARLIPGVF